One part of the Arabidopsis thaliana chromosome 4, partial sequence genome encodes these proteins:
- a CDS encoding Disease resistance protein (TIR-NBS-LRR class) family (Disease resistance protein (TIR-NBS-LRR class) family; FUNCTIONS IN: transmembrane receptor activity, nucleoside-triphosphatase activity, nucleotide binding, ATP binding; INVOLVED IN: signal transduction, apoptosis, defense response, innate immune response; LOCATED IN: intrinsic to membrane; EXPRESSED IN: 18 plant structures; EXPRESSED DURING: 10 growth stages; CONTAINS InterPro DOMAIN/s: ATPase, AAA+ type, core (InterPro:IPR003593), NB-ARC (InterPro:IPR002182), Leucine-rich repeat (InterPro:IPR001611), Toll-Interleukin receptor (InterPro:IPR000157), Disease resistance protein (InterPro:IPR000767); BEST Arabidopsis thaliana protein match is: Disease resistance protein (TIR-NBS-LRR class) family (TAIR:AT4G16950.2); Has 33072 Blast hits to 18315 proteins in 784 species: Archae - 24; Bacteria - 2125; Metazoa - 2462; Fungi - 169; Plants - 26873; Viruses - 34; Other Eukaryotes - 1385 (source: NCBI BLink).) — protein sequence MAAASSSGSDIFPSFSGEDVRKNFLSHLLKQLNRRSINTFMDHVIERSCIIADALISAIREARISIVIFSKNYAASTWCLNELVEIDNCSKYFGQKVIPVFYDVDPSHVRKQIGEFGKVFKKTCEDKPADQKQRWVKALTDISNIAGEDLRNGPNDAHMVEKIANDVSNKLFHPPKGFGDLVGIEDHIEAIKSILCLESKEAKIMVGIWGQSGIGKSTIGRALFSQLSSQFPLRAFVTYKSTSGSDVSGMKLSWQKELLSEILGQKDIKIDHFGVVEQRLKHKKVLILLDDVDNLEFLKTLVGKAEWFGSGSRIIVITQDRQLLKAHEIDLVYEVKLPSQGLALQMISQYAFGKDSPPDDFKALAFEVAELAGSLPLGLSVLGSSLKGRDKDEWVKMMPRLRNDSDDKIEETLRVCYDRLNKKNRELFKCIACFFNGFKVSNVKELLEDDVGLTMLVEKSLIRITPDGDIEMHNLLEKLGREIDRAKSKGNPGKRQFLTNFEDIQEVLAEKTGTEILLGIRLPHPGYLTTRSFLIDEKLFKGMRNLQYLEIGYWSDGDLPQSLVYLPLKLRLLEWVYCPLKSLPSTFRAEYLVKLIMKNSKLEKLWEGTLPLGSLKKMNLWYSKYFKEIPDLSLAINLEELNLSECESLVTLPSSIQNAIKLRTLYCSGVLLIDLKSLEGMCNLEYLSVDCSRMEGTQGIVYFPSKLRLLLWNNCPLKRLHSNFKVEYLVKLRMENSDLEKLWDGTQPLGRLKQMFLRGSKYLKEIPDLSLAINLEEVDICKCESLVTFPSSMQNAIKLIYLDISDCKKLESFPTDLNLESLEYLNLTGCPNLRNFPAIKMGCSDVDFPEGRNEIVVEDCFWNKNLPAGLDYLDCLMRCMPCEFRPEYLVFLNVRCYKHEKLWEGIQSLGSLEEMDLSESENLTEIPDLSKATNLKHLYLNNCKSLVTLPSTIGNLQKLVRLEMKECTGLEVLPTDVNLSSLETLDLSGCSSLRTFPLISKSIKWLYLENTAIEEILDLSKATKLESLILNNCKSLVTLPSTIGNLQNLRRLYMKRCTGLEVLPTDVNLSSLGILDLSGCSSLRTFPLISTNIVWLYLENTAIGEVPCCIEDFTRLRVLLMYCCQRLKNISPNIFRLRSLMFADFTDCRGVIKALSDATVVATMEDHVSCVPLSENIEYTCERFWDALYDDDYKNYFKFCCSNRIKECGVRLLYVYQETEYNQQTTRSEKRMGMTSGTSEEYINLPYGQIVADSGLAALNMELSLGQGEASSSTSLEGEALCVDYMITEEQDEEIPILSTDSGN from the exons ATGGCggcagcttcttcttctggcaGCGACATTTTTCCAAGCTTCAGTGGGGAAGATGTTCGCAAGAATTTCCTCAGCCATCTTCTTAAGCAGCTCAATCGCAGATCAATCAATACATTCATGGATCACGTCATCGAGAGAAGCTGCATAATCGCCGATGCGCTTATATCGGCGATTAGAGAAGCGAGGATCTCAATTGTCATCTTCTCTAAGAACTATGCTGCTTCCACGTGGTGCTTGAATGAATTGGTTGAAATCGACAATTgctctaaatattttggacAAAAGGTGATACCGGTTTTCTACGACGTTGATCCTTCTCATGTTAGAAAACAGATCGGTGAATTTGGAAAGGTCTTTAAAAAGACATGCGAGGACAAACCAGCAGATCAGAAACAAAGATGGGTTAAAGCTCTCACAGATATATCAAATATTGCCGGGGAGGATCTTCGGAACGG GCCTAATGATGCGCATATGGTTGAAAAGATAGCCAATGATGTTTCGAATAAACTTTTTCATCCGCCAAAGGGTTTTGGTGACTTAGTCGGAATTGAAGATCATATAGAGGCAATAAAATCAATACTGTGCTTGGAATCCAAAGAAGCTAAAATAATGGTCGGGATTTGGGGACAGTCAGGGATTGGTAAGAGTACCATAGGAAGAGCTCTTTTCAGTCAACTCTCTAGCCAATTCCCCCTTCGCGCTTTCGTAACTTACAAAAGCACCAGCGGTAGTGACGTCTCTGGCATGAAGTTGAGTTGGCAAAAAGAACTTCTCTCGGAAATCTTAGGTCAAAAGGACATAAAGATAGATCATTTTGGTGTGGTGGAGCAAAGATTAAAGCACAAAAAAGTTCTTATCCTTCTTGATGATGTGGATAATCTAGAGTTTCTTAAGACCTTAGTGGGAAAAGCTGAATGGTTTGGATCTGGAAGCAGAATAATTGTGATCACTCAAGATAGGCAACTTCTCAAGGCTCATGAGATTGACCTTGTATATGAGGTGAAGCTGCCATCTCAAGGTCTTGCTCTTCAGATGATATCCCAATATGCTTTTGGGAAAGACTCTCCACCTGATGATTTTAAGGCACTAGCATTTGAAGTTGCCGAGCTTGCTGGTAGTCTTCCTTTGGGTCTCAGTGTCTTGGGTTCATCTCTAAAAGGAAGGGACAAAGATGAGTGGGTGAAGATGATGCCTAGGCTTCGAAATGACTCAGATGATAAAATTGAGGAAACACTAAGAGTCTGCTACGATaggttaaataaaaaaaatagagagttATTTAAGTGCATTGCATGTTTCTTCAATGGTTTTAAAGTCAGTAACGTCAAAGAATTACTTGAAGATGATGTTGGGCTTACAATGTTGGTTGAGAAGTCCCTCATACGTATTACACCGGATGGAGATATAGAGATGCACAATTTGCTAGAGAAATTGGGTAGAGAAATTGATCGTGCAAAGTCCAAGGGTAATCCTGGAAAACGTCAATTTCTGACAAATTTTGAGGATATTCAAGAAGTATTGGCCGAGAAAACT GGGACAGAAATTCTTCTTGGAATACGTTTGCCACACCCGGGATATCTTACGACAAGGTCGTTCTTAATAGatgaaaaattattcaaaGGCATGCGTAATCTCCAATATCTAGAAATTGGTTATTGGTCAGATGGGGATCTACCTCAGAGCCTCGTTTATTTGCCCCTTAAACTCAGATTGCTAGAATGGGTTTATTGTCCGTTGAAGTCTTTGCCATCTACTTTTAGGGCGGAGTATCTAGTTAAACTCATAATGAAGAATAGTAAGCTTGAGAAACTGTGGGAAGGAACTCTG CCCCTTGGAAGtctcaagaagatgaatttgtggtattccaaatattttaaagaaattccAGATCTTTCTTTAGCCATAAACCTCGAGGAATTAAATCTTTCTGAATGCGAATCTTTGGTGACACTTCCTTCCTCGATTCAGAATGCCATTAAACTGAGGACGTTATATTGTTCGGGGGTGCTATTAATAGATTTAAAATCATTAGAAGGCATGTGTAATCTCGAATATCTATCAGTTGATTGCTCACGTATGGAAGGCACTCAGGGCATCGTTTATTTCCCTAGTAAACTCAGATTGCTATTGTGGAATAATTGTCCATTGAAGCGTTTGCATTCTAATTTTAAGGTTGAGTATCTGGTTAAACTCAGAATGGAGAATAGTGACCTTGAGAAGCTGTGGGATGGAACTCAG CCACTTGGAAGACTCAAGCAGATGTTTCTGCGTGGTTccaaatatttgaaagagaTTCCAGATCTTTCTTTAGCCATAAACCTCGAGGAAGTAGATATTTGTAAATGCGAATCCTTGGTGACATTTCCTTCCTCGATGCAGAATGCCATTAAACTTATCTATTTAGATATTAGTGATTGCAAAAAGCTAGAGAGTTTTCCAACCGATCTCAACTTGGAATCTCTCGAGTACCTCAATCTCACTGGATGCCCGAATTTGAGAAATTTCCCAGCAATCAAAATGGGATGTTCAGACGTTGACTTTCCGGAAGGGAGAAATGAGATCGTGGTAGAAGATTGTTTCTGGAACAAGAATCTCCCTGCTGGACTAGATTATCTCGACTGCCTTATGAGATGTATGCCTTGTGAATTTCGCCCAGAATATCTCGTTTTTCTCAATGTGAGGTGCTACAAGCATGAGAAGCTATGGGAAGGCATCCAG tCGCTTGGAAGTCTCGAAGAGATGGATCTGTCAGAATCTGAAAACCTGACAGAAATTCCAGATCTTTCAAAGGCCACCAATCTGAAGCATTTATATCTCAACAACTGCAAAAGTTTGGTGACACTTCCTTCTACTATTGGGAATCTCCAAAAATTGGTGAGGTTGGAAATGAAAGAATGCACAGGGCTGGAGGTTCTTCCAACCGATGTCAACTTGTCATCTCTCGAAACCCTCGATCTCAGTGGTTGCTCAAGTTTGAGAACTTTTCCTCTGATTTCAAAGAGTATCAAATGGCTCTATCTGGAAAACACCGCCATTGAAGAAATTCTAGATCTTTCAAAGGCCACCAAGCTCGAGTCTTTGATACTCAACAACTGCAAAAGTTTGGTGACACTTCCTTCTACAATTGGGAATCTTCAAAATTTGAGACGTTTGTACATGAAAAGATGCACAGGGCTGGAGGTTCTTCCAACCGATGTCAACTTGTCATCTCTGGGTATCCTCGATCTCAGTGGTTGCTCAAGTTTGAGAACTTTTCCTCTGATTTCAACTAATATTGTATGGCTCTATCTGGAAAACACCGCCATTGGAGAAGTTCCCTGCTGCATTGAGGATTTCACGAGGCTCCGTGTACTACTGATGTATTGTTGCCAGAGGTTGAAAAACATCTCCCCAAACATTTTCAGACTGAGAAGTCTAATGTTCGCCGACTTTACAGACTGTAGAGGTGTCATCAAGGCGTTGAGTGATGCAACTGTGGTAGCGACAATGGAAGATCACGTTTCTTGTGTACCATTATCTGAAAACATTGAATATACATGTGAACGTTTCTGGGATGCGttgtatgatgatgattataaGAACTAC tttaaattttgttgcTCCAATAGGATCAAAGAATGCGGTGTACGACTCTTGTATGTCtatcaagaaacagagtacaACCAACAGACTACGAGAAGCGAGAAGCGGATGGGG ATGACATCGGGGACATCTGAAGAATATATCAACTTACCCTATGGCCAAATTGTAGCGGACTCAGGATTGGCCGCTCTAAATATGGAGCTTTCGTTAGGGCAGGGAgaagcatcatcatcaacatctcTAGAGGGGGAAGCTTTGTGTGTTGATTACATGATAACTGAAGaacaagatgaagaaattCCTATCTTGTCTACTGATTCTGGTAACTGA
- a CDS encoding Disease resistance protein (TIR-NBS-LRR class) family produces MAAASSSGSDIFPSFSGEDVRKNFLSHLLKQLNRRSINTFMDHVIERSCIIADALISAIREARISIVIFSKNYAASTWCLNELVEIDNCSKYFGQKVIPVFYDVDPSHVRKQIGEFGKVFKKTCEDKPADQKQRWVKALTDISNIAGEDLRNGPNDAHMVEKIANDVSNKLFHPPKGFGDLVGIEDHIEAIKSILCLESKEAKIMVGIWGQSGIGKSTIGRALFSQLSSQFPLRAFVTYKSTSGSDVSGMKLSWQKELLSEILGQKDIKIDHFGVVEQRLKHKKVLILLDDVDNLEFLKTLVGKAEWFGSGSRIIVITQDRQLLKAHEIDLVYEVKLPSQGLALQMISQYAFGKDSPPDDFKALAFEVAELAGSLPLGLSVLGSSLKGRDKDEWVKMMPRLRNDSDDKIEETLRVCYDRLNKKNRELFKCIACFFNGFKVSNVKELLEDDVGLTMLVEKSLIRITPDGDIEMHNLLEKLGREIDRAKSKGNPGKRQFLTNFEDIQEVLAEKTGTEILLGIRLPHPGYLTTRSFLIDEKLFKGMRNLQYLEIGYWSDGDLPQSLVYLPLKLRLLEWVYCPLKSLPSTFRAEYLVKLIMKNSKLEKLWEGTLPLGSLKKMNLWYSKYFKEIPDLSLAINLEELNLSECESLVTLPSSIQNAIKLRTLYCSGVLLIDLKSLEGMCNLEYLSVDCSRMEGTQGIVYFPSKLRLLLWNNCPLKRLHSNFKVEYLVKLRMENSDLEKLWDGTQPLGRLKQMFLRGSKYLKEIPDLSLAINLEEVDICKCESLVTFPSSMQNAIKLIYLDISDCKKLESFPTDLNLESLEYLNLTGCPNLRNFPAIKMGCSDVDFPEGRNEIVVEDCFWNKNLPAGLDYLDCLMRCMPCEFRPEYLVFLNVRCYKHEKLWEGIQSLGSLEEMDLSESENLTEIPDLSKATNLKHLYLNNCKSLVTLPSTIGNLQKLVRLEMKECTGLEVLPTDVNLSSLETLDLSGCSSLRTFPLISKSIKWLYLENTAIEEILDLSKATKLESLILNNCKSLVTLPSTIGNLQNLRRLYMKRCTGLEVLPTDVNLSSLGILDLSGCSSLRTFPLISTNIVWLYLENTAIGEVPCCIEDFTRLRVLLMYCCQRLKNISPNIFRLRSLMFADFTDCRGVIKALSDATVVATMEDHVSCVPLSENIEYTCERFWDALYDDDYKNYFKFCCSNRIKECGVRLLYVYQETEYNQQTTRSEKRMGMTSGTSEEYINLPYGQIVADSGLAALNMELSLGQGEASSSTSLEGEALCVDYMITEEQDEEIPILSTDSDDEDL; encoded by the exons ATGGCggcagcttcttcttctggcaGCGACATTTTTCCAAGCTTCAGTGGGGAAGATGTTCGCAAGAATTTCCTCAGCCATCTTCTTAAGCAGCTCAATCGCAGATCAATCAATACATTCATGGATCACGTCATCGAGAGAAGCTGCATAATCGCCGATGCGCTTATATCGGCGATTAGAGAAGCGAGGATCTCAATTGTCATCTTCTCTAAGAACTATGCTGCTTCCACGTGGTGCTTGAATGAATTGGTTGAAATCGACAATTgctctaaatattttggacAAAAGGTGATACCGGTTTTCTACGACGTTGATCCTTCTCATGTTAGAAAACAGATCGGTGAATTTGGAAAGGTCTTTAAAAAGACATGCGAGGACAAACCAGCAGATCAGAAACAAAGATGGGTTAAAGCTCTCACAGATATATCAAATATTGCCGGGGAGGATCTTCGGAACGG GCCTAATGATGCGCATATGGTTGAAAAGATAGCCAATGATGTTTCGAATAAACTTTTTCATCCGCCAAAGGGTTTTGGTGACTTAGTCGGAATTGAAGATCATATAGAGGCAATAAAATCAATACTGTGCTTGGAATCCAAAGAAGCTAAAATAATGGTCGGGATTTGGGGACAGTCAGGGATTGGTAAGAGTACCATAGGAAGAGCTCTTTTCAGTCAACTCTCTAGCCAATTCCCCCTTCGCGCTTTCGTAACTTACAAAAGCACCAGCGGTAGTGACGTCTCTGGCATGAAGTTGAGTTGGCAAAAAGAACTTCTCTCGGAAATCTTAGGTCAAAAGGACATAAAGATAGATCATTTTGGTGTGGTGGAGCAAAGATTAAAGCACAAAAAAGTTCTTATCCTTCTTGATGATGTGGATAATCTAGAGTTTCTTAAGACCTTAGTGGGAAAAGCTGAATGGTTTGGATCTGGAAGCAGAATAATTGTGATCACTCAAGATAGGCAACTTCTCAAGGCTCATGAGATTGACCTTGTATATGAGGTGAAGCTGCCATCTCAAGGTCTTGCTCTTCAGATGATATCCCAATATGCTTTTGGGAAAGACTCTCCACCTGATGATTTTAAGGCACTAGCATTTGAAGTTGCCGAGCTTGCTGGTAGTCTTCCTTTGGGTCTCAGTGTCTTGGGTTCATCTCTAAAAGGAAGGGACAAAGATGAGTGGGTGAAGATGATGCCTAGGCTTCGAAATGACTCAGATGATAAAATTGAGGAAACACTAAGAGTCTGCTACGATaggttaaataaaaaaaatagagagttATTTAAGTGCATTGCATGTTTCTTCAATGGTTTTAAAGTCAGTAACGTCAAAGAATTACTTGAAGATGATGTTGGGCTTACAATGTTGGTTGAGAAGTCCCTCATACGTATTACACCGGATGGAGATATAGAGATGCACAATTTGCTAGAGAAATTGGGTAGAGAAATTGATCGTGCAAAGTCCAAGGGTAATCCTGGAAAACGTCAATTTCTGACAAATTTTGAGGATATTCAAGAAGTATTGGCCGAGAAAACT GGGACAGAAATTCTTCTTGGAATACGTTTGCCACACCCGGGATATCTTACGACAAGGTCGTTCTTAATAGatgaaaaattattcaaaGGCATGCGTAATCTCCAATATCTAGAAATTGGTTATTGGTCAGATGGGGATCTACCTCAGAGCCTCGTTTATTTGCCCCTTAAACTCAGATTGCTAGAATGGGTTTATTGTCCGTTGAAGTCTTTGCCATCTACTTTTAGGGCGGAGTATCTAGTTAAACTCATAATGAAGAATAGTAAGCTTGAGAAACTGTGGGAAGGAACTCTG CCCCTTGGAAGtctcaagaagatgaatttgtggtattccaaatattttaaagaaattccAGATCTTTCTTTAGCCATAAACCTCGAGGAATTAAATCTTTCTGAATGCGAATCTTTGGTGACACTTCCTTCCTCGATTCAGAATGCCATTAAACTGAGGACGTTATATTGTTCGGGGGTGCTATTAATAGATTTAAAATCATTAGAAGGCATGTGTAATCTCGAATATCTATCAGTTGATTGCTCACGTATGGAAGGCACTCAGGGCATCGTTTATTTCCCTAGTAAACTCAGATTGCTATTGTGGAATAATTGTCCATTGAAGCGTTTGCATTCTAATTTTAAGGTTGAGTATCTGGTTAAACTCAGAATGGAGAATAGTGACCTTGAGAAGCTGTGGGATGGAACTCAG CCACTTGGAAGACTCAAGCAGATGTTTCTGCGTGGTTccaaatatttgaaagagaTTCCAGATCTTTCTTTAGCCATAAACCTCGAGGAAGTAGATATTTGTAAATGCGAATCCTTGGTGACATTTCCTTCCTCGATGCAGAATGCCATTAAACTTATCTATTTAGATATTAGTGATTGCAAAAAGCTAGAGAGTTTTCCAACCGATCTCAACTTGGAATCTCTCGAGTACCTCAATCTCACTGGATGCCCGAATTTGAGAAATTTCCCAGCAATCAAAATGGGATGTTCAGACGTTGACTTTCCGGAAGGGAGAAATGAGATCGTGGTAGAAGATTGTTTCTGGAACAAGAATCTCCCTGCTGGACTAGATTATCTCGACTGCCTTATGAGATGTATGCCTTGTGAATTTCGCCCAGAATATCTCGTTTTTCTCAATGTGAGGTGCTACAAGCATGAGAAGCTATGGGAAGGCATCCAG tCGCTTGGAAGTCTCGAAGAGATGGATCTGTCAGAATCTGAAAACCTGACAGAAATTCCAGATCTTTCAAAGGCCACCAATCTGAAGCATTTATATCTCAACAACTGCAAAAGTTTGGTGACACTTCCTTCTACTATTGGGAATCTCCAAAAATTGGTGAGGTTGGAAATGAAAGAATGCACAGGGCTGGAGGTTCTTCCAACCGATGTCAACTTGTCATCTCTCGAAACCCTCGATCTCAGTGGTTGCTCAAGTTTGAGAACTTTTCCTCTGATTTCAAAGAGTATCAAATGGCTCTATCTGGAAAACACCGCCATTGAAGAAATTCTAGATCTTTCAAAGGCCACCAAGCTCGAGTCTTTGATACTCAACAACTGCAAAAGTTTGGTGACACTTCCTTCTACAATTGGGAATCTTCAAAATTTGAGACGTTTGTACATGAAAAGATGCACAGGGCTGGAGGTTCTTCCAACCGATGTCAACTTGTCATCTCTGGGTATCCTCGATCTCAGTGGTTGCTCAAGTTTGAGAACTTTTCCTCTGATTTCAACTAATATTGTATGGCTCTATCTGGAAAACACCGCCATTGGAGAAGTTCCCTGCTGCATTGAGGATTTCACGAGGCTCCGTGTACTACTGATGTATTGTTGCCAGAGGTTGAAAAACATCTCCCCAAACATTTTCAGACTGAGAAGTCTAATGTTCGCCGACTTTACAGACTGTAGAGGTGTCATCAAGGCGTTGAGTGATGCAACTGTGGTAGCGACAATGGAAGATCACGTTTCTTGTGTACCATTATCTGAAAACATTGAATATACATGTGAACGTTTCTGGGATGCGttgtatgatgatgattataaGAACTAC tttaaattttgttgcTCCAATAGGATCAAAGAATGCGGTGTACGACTCTTGTATGTCtatcaagaaacagagtacaACCAACAGACTACGAGAAGCGAGAAGCGGATGGGG ATGACATCGGGGACATCTGAAGAATATATCAACTTACCCTATGGCCAAATTGTAGCGGACTCAGGATTGGCCGCTCTAAATATGGAGCTTTCGTTAGGGCAGGGAgaagcatcatcatcaacatctcTAGAGGGGGAAGCTTTGTGTGTTGATTACATGATAACTGAAGaacaagatgaagaaattCCTATCTTGTCTACTGATTCTG ATGATGAAGATCTTTAG